In the genome of Sphingomonas naphthae, one region contains:
- a CDS encoding DUF2059 domain-containing protein, producing the protein MKSIALALILALGAPAAVSAQAPAAAVSTASPARQALAVKVVAKLMPDGTYRRMMSGTMDKLMDLMVGQMTDMPLRDLAAIGGVPADRLQSVGPGTMKQMMGLLDPAFDERMRRTMKVTMDQMIGVMSGFEPRLRNGLARAYAGRFSEAQLTELDRFFATPTGSAYASQAMAIMADPAVVETMQGLMPELMQAMPGIGQKVQAATADLPKPKKPSEMTDAEKAKLKSLFDAAPASGRPAE; encoded by the coding sequence ATGAAGTCCATCGCCCTGGCGCTGATCCTCGCGCTCGGCGCGCCGGCGGCGGTTTCGGCGCAGGCCCCGGCTGCGGCTGTCTCGACGGCATCACCCGCGCGACAGGCGCTGGCGGTGAAGGTCGTGGCGAAGCTGATGCCGGACGGCACCTATCGCCGGATGATGAGCGGCACGATGGACAAGCTGATGGATTTGATGGTCGGCCAGATGACCGACATGCCGCTGCGTGATCTGGCGGCGATCGGCGGGGTGCCGGCGGATCGGCTCCAGAGCGTCGGCCCCGGCACGATGAAGCAGATGATGGGTCTGCTCGATCCCGCGTTCGACGAGCGGATGCGGCGGACGATGAAGGTGACGATGGATCAGATGATCGGCGTGATGTCCGGCTTCGAGCCGCGCCTGCGCAACGGTCTGGCGCGCGCTTATGCCGGGCGGTTCAGTGAGGCGCAGCTTACCGAACTGGACCGTTTCTTCGCGACGCCGACCGGCAGCGCTTATGCCAGCCAGGCGATGGCGATCATGGCCGATCCGGCGGTGGTCGAGACGATGCAGGGGCTGATGCCGGAACTGATGCAGGCGATGCCCGGCATCGGCCAGAAGGTGCAGGCCGCGACCGCCGATCTGCCCAAGCCGAAGAAGCCGAGCGAAATGACCGACGCCGAGAAGGCAAAGCTCAAGAGCCTGTTCGACGCCGCGCCGGCATCCGGTCGGCCGGCGGAATAA
- a CDS encoding nucleotidyltransferase domain-containing protein, whose translation MRLTEQEIAAIKGAAAEAFGPDAVVRLFGSRVDDALRGGDIDLHVEVDDLARARSRQVAFRRQLWRDLDLLDIDVVVMSRGAVPRWIDDAALRSGLVL comes from the coding sequence ATGCGCCTGACCGAACAGGAGATCGCCGCGATCAAGGGGGCCGCCGCCGAGGCGTTCGGCCCCGATGCGGTCGTGCGCTTGTTCGGCAGCCGGGTGGATGACGCGCTGCGGGGCGGGGATATCGACCTGCACGTCGAGGTGGATGATCTTGCGCGGGCCCGGTCTCGTCAGGTCGCCTTTCGGCGGCAGCTGTGGCGCGATCTTGATCTGTTGGACATCGACGTGGTCGTCATGTCGCGGGGCGCCGTCCCGCGCTGGATCGACGATGCGGCGCTCCGCTCGGGCCTCGTGCTGTGA